A part of Streptomyces sp. NBC_01497 genomic DNA contains:
- a CDS encoding ricin-type beta-trefoil lectin domain protein, with product MLRTLKRSLAVAPAVLAMAGTAVMASGGAANAAANPGPGFPAHFSAPYAETWNSASAMTSALNANGTKYFTLAFVIDAGGCNAKFNGTTDVTDGSWTSAVNAVRAAGGDVMVSFGGASGTEEAVACGSVSAVKAQYKKVIDALNLTRVDFDIESGQEANSAANTRRDQALAQLQQEYAAAGKNLQVQYTLGTDTSGLPGDQMNLLRDAKAQGVNVSLVNPMTMDYGRAVSDMGQAAIDAANALHGQLGSIWTDKSSAQLWAMEGNTPMLGKNDSASETFTTANATALLNFAKTNGIQELSFWALGRDRQCGGSTNDPSNNCSGVSQSANQFSGIFNAINGGGGTTPPPTGGATGQITGLGGKCVDVNAASSANGTAVQLYDCNGSNAQQWTVGSDGTVRALGKCMDVTSAGTADGSKVQLYDCNGTAAQKWAAGTGGTLVNQGSGKCLDATDNTSANLTRLQIWQCFGGANQQWHLPA from the coding sequence GTGCTGCGAACCCTCAAGAGATCGCTGGCCGTCGCCCCGGCCGTACTGGCCATGGCCGGCACCGCTGTCATGGCTTCGGGCGGCGCCGCCAACGCCGCGGCCAACCCCGGCCCCGGCTTCCCGGCCCACTTCTCGGCGCCGTACGCCGAGACCTGGAACTCGGCCTCGGCGATGACCAGCGCCCTCAACGCCAACGGGACGAAGTACTTCACCCTCGCCTTCGTCATCGACGCGGGCGGCTGCAACGCCAAGTTCAACGGCACCACCGACGTCACCGACGGGTCCTGGACCTCCGCCGTGAACGCCGTACGCGCGGCGGGCGGCGACGTGATGGTCTCCTTCGGCGGTGCCTCCGGCACGGAGGAAGCGGTCGCCTGCGGCTCCGTCTCCGCCGTGAAGGCCCAGTACAAGAAGGTCATCGACGCGCTCAACCTCACCCGCGTCGACTTCGACATCGAGTCCGGCCAGGAGGCGAACAGCGCGGCCAACACCCGCCGCGACCAGGCGCTCGCGCAACTCCAGCAGGAGTACGCCGCCGCCGGCAAGAACCTCCAGGTCCAGTACACCCTCGGCACGGACACCTCGGGCCTGCCGGGCGACCAGATGAACCTGCTCCGCGACGCCAAGGCGCAGGGCGTGAACGTCAGCCTCGTCAACCCCATGACGATGGACTACGGGCGCGCGGTCTCCGACATGGGCCAGGCCGCCATCGACGCAGCCAACGCCCTGCACGGCCAGCTCGGTTCGATCTGGACCGACAAGTCCTCCGCACAGCTGTGGGCGATGGAGGGCAACACCCCGATGCTGGGCAAGAACGACAGCGCGTCGGAGACCTTCACCACCGCCAACGCGACCGCCCTCCTCAACTTCGCGAAGACCAACGGCATCCAGGAGCTGTCCTTCTGGGCGCTCGGCCGGGACCGCCAGTGCGGCGGCAGCACCAACGACCCGTCCAACAACTGCAGCGGCGTCTCGCAGAGCGCCAACCAGTTCAGCGGCATCTTCAACGCCATCAACGGCGGCGGCGGTACGACCCCGCCGCCCACCGGCGGCGCCACCGGCCAGATCACCGGCCTCGGCGGCAAGTGCGTGGACGTCAACGCGGCGAGCAGCGCCAACGGCACGGCCGTCCAGCTCTACGACTGCAACGGCTCCAACGCCCAGCAGTGGACGGTCGGTTCGGACGGCACCGTGCGCGCCCTCGGCAAGTGCATGGACGTGACGTCGGCCGGTACGGCGGACGGCTCCAAGGTCCAGCTCTACGACTGCAACGGCACCGCCGCGCAGAAGTGGGCGGCGGGCACCGGCGGCACGCTCGTCAACCAGGGCTCGGGCAAGTGCCTCGACGCCACCGACAACACCTCGGCGAACCTGACCAGGCTCCAGATCTGGCAGTGCTTCGGCGGCGCCAACCAGCAGTGGCACCTGCCGGCCTGA
- a CDS encoding SLC13 family permease, which yields MEPALNTVTAEIVSVALLLGVLAFAVIRPAKLPEAVAAVPAAGLLIALGAVSPGEAWHQIRELLPVVAFLAAVLVLSELCAADGLFEAAGDLVARLCGGRPGRLLGGVFVVAALTTAVLSLDATVVLLTPVVFATTARVGARARPHVYASAHLANSASLLLPVSNLTNLLALSASGLSFTRFATLMVLPWLAAIAAEYVVFRRWFAADLAAGGHPPRAAERRPLPLFTTVVLLLTLVGFAATSLIGLQPVWAALGGALVLAVRALARGGRMPAAGGDTAGGDTASGTGPVAPRTDEAGDTKDGAGDTDRAVGGTAPAAGGGPARITPLGIVMSASPLFCLFVLALGVVVKAVVDNGLGSGIGAILPGGSSLGALLAVAGIAAVLANVINNLPAVLALLPVVAPAGPGPVLAALIGVNLGPNLTYVGSLATLLWRRILHEHGAEPTLGHFTRLGLITVPATLLVATVALWGALAVVGG from the coding sequence CTGGAGCCCGCGCTGAACACCGTCACCGCCGAGATCGTCTCCGTCGCGCTGCTGCTCGGTGTGCTGGCGTTCGCCGTGATCCGGCCGGCGAAGCTGCCGGAGGCTGTGGCCGCCGTCCCCGCGGCGGGGCTGCTGATCGCGCTCGGCGCCGTGTCGCCGGGGGAGGCGTGGCACCAGATCCGTGAGTTGCTGCCCGTGGTGGCGTTCCTCGCGGCCGTGCTGGTTCTCTCCGAACTGTGCGCCGCCGACGGCCTGTTCGAGGCCGCGGGGGATCTGGTGGCCCGGTTGTGCGGGGGGCGTCCCGGCCGGCTGCTGGGCGGCGTCTTCGTGGTGGCGGCGCTGACGACGGCGGTCCTGAGCCTGGACGCCACGGTCGTTCTGCTGACCCCGGTCGTCTTCGCGACGACCGCGCGGGTGGGGGCCCGGGCCAGACCGCACGTGTACGCCTCGGCGCACCTGGCCAACTCGGCCTCGCTGCTGCTGCCGGTCTCCAACCTGACCAATCTGCTCGCGCTGTCCGCGAGCGGGCTGTCCTTCACCCGGTTCGCCACCCTCATGGTGCTGCCCTGGCTCGCGGCGATCGCCGCCGAGTACGTGGTCTTCCGCCGCTGGTTCGCGGCCGACCTGGCGGCGGGCGGGCACCCGCCGCGCGCGGCGGAGCGCCGGCCGCTGCCGCTGTTCACCACGGTCGTGCTCCTGCTGACCCTCGTGGGGTTCGCGGCCACCTCCCTGATCGGACTGCAGCCGGTGTGGGCGGCGCTGGGGGGCGCGCTGGTCCTCGCCGTACGGGCACTGGCCCGCGGAGGGCGCATGCCCGCGGCGGGCGGGGACACGGCGGGCGGTGACACGGCGTCCGGCACGGGCCCGGTCGCACCCCGTACGGATGAGGCCGGTGACACGAAGGACGGGGCCGGCGACACGGACCGGGCCGTCGGCGGGACGGCCCCGGCGGCGGGCGGCGGGCCCGCGCGCATCACGCCGCTGGGGATCGTCATGTCGGCGTCCCCGCTGTTCTGCCTGTTCGTCCTCGCCCTGGGCGTCGTGGTGAAGGCGGTCGTCGACAACGGGCTCGGCAGCGGGATCGGCGCGATCCTGCCGGGTGGCTCGTCGCTCGGCGCGCTGCTGGCGGTGGCGGGTATCGCCGCCGTCCTGGCGAACGTGATCAACAACCTGCCGGCGGTCCTCGCCCTGTTGCCGGTGGTGGCCCCGGCGGGTCCCGGCCCGGTGCTCGCCGCCCTGATCGGCGTGAACCTCGGACCGAACCTGACGTACGTGGGCTCGCTCGCGACCCTGCTGTGGCGGCGCATCCTGCACGAGCACGGCGCCGAGCCGACGCTCGGCCACTTCACGCGGCTCGGCCTGATCACCGTCCCGGCGACGCTGCTCGTCGCGACCGTCGCGCTGTGGGGCGCGCTGGCTGTCGTCGGAGGGTGA
- the gatB gene encoding Asp-tRNA(Asn)/Glu-tRNA(Gln) amidotransferase subunit GatB codes for MSYEDALASYDPVMGLEVHVELGTRTKMFCGCSTELGAPANSQTCPTCLGLPGALPVVNAVGVESAIRIGLALNCDIAEWCRFARKNYFYPDMPKNFQTSQYDEPIAFNGYLDVQLEDGEIFRVQIERAHMEEDTGKSTHIGGATGRIHGASHSLLDYNRAGIPLIEIVTKPIEGAGARAPEVARAYVAELRELIKALGVSDARMEMGQMRCDVNLSLRPYGREKFGTRSETKNVNSLRSVERAARFEIQRHAAVLSSGGTILQETRHFHEEDGSTTSGRIKEEAEDYRYFPEPDLVPVAPAREWVEEIRSSLPELPRVRRNRLREEWGVSEHDMQSILNAGAIGPIVATIDAGAPADQARKWWMGELARNANETGRAIDELPITPRQVARVAELVAAGDLNDKLARQVIDGVLAGDGDPDTVVEKRGLKVVSDDGALGAAVDEAIAGNAGVVEKIRGGKTAAVGALVGAVMKATRGQADAGRARELILEKLGVEA; via the coding sequence ATGTCGTACGAGGACGCCCTGGCCTCGTACGACCCCGTCATGGGCCTTGAGGTCCATGTCGAGCTCGGCACCAGGACCAAGATGTTCTGTGGCTGTTCCACCGAGCTGGGCGCGCCCGCCAACTCGCAGACCTGCCCCACCTGCCTCGGCCTGCCCGGGGCGCTGCCCGTGGTCAACGCGGTCGGTGTGGAGTCGGCGATCCGGATCGGCCTCGCGCTGAACTGCGACATCGCCGAGTGGTGCCGCTTCGCCCGGAAGAACTACTTCTATCCGGACATGCCGAAGAACTTCCAGACCTCGCAGTACGACGAGCCGATCGCCTTCAACGGCTATCTGGACGTCCAGCTGGAGGACGGGGAGATCTTCCGTGTCCAGATCGAGCGCGCCCACATGGAGGAGGACACCGGCAAGTCCACGCACATCGGCGGCGCGACGGGCCGTATCCACGGCGCGTCGCACTCGCTGCTGGACTACAACCGGGCCGGCATCCCGCTGATCGAGATCGTCACGAAGCCCATCGAGGGCGCGGGCGCGCGGGCCCCCGAGGTCGCGCGCGCCTACGTGGCGGAGCTGCGCGAGCTCATCAAGGCGCTCGGCGTCTCCGATGCCCGCATGGAGATGGGCCAGATGCGCTGCGACGTGAACCTGTCGCTGCGCCCGTACGGCCGGGAGAAGTTCGGCACGCGATCCGAGACGAAGAACGTCAACTCGCTGCGCAGTGTCGAGCGCGCCGCCCGGTTCGAGATCCAGCGGCACGCCGCGGTGCTCTCGTCCGGCGGCACGATCCTCCAGGAGACCCGCCACTTCCACGAGGAGGACGGCTCCACCACCTCCGGCCGGATCAAGGAGGAGGCCGAGGACTACCGGTACTTCCCCGAGCCGGACCTGGTGCCGGTGGCCCCCGCCCGCGAGTGGGTCGAGGAGATCCGCTCGTCGCTGCCGGAGCTGCCGCGCGTACGGCGCAACCGGCTCCGTGAGGAGTGGGGCGTGTCCGAGCACGACATGCAGTCCATCCTGAACGCGGGCGCCATCGGCCCGATCGTCGCGACGATCGACGCCGGGGCACCCGCAGACCAGGCACGCAAGTGGTGGATGGGCGAGCTGGCGCGCAACGCCAACGAGACCGGCCGCGCGATCGACGAGCTGCCGATCACCCCGCGGCAGGTCGCGAGGGTGGCCGAGCTCGTCGCGGCGGGCGACCTCAACGACAAGCTGGCCCGGCAGGTCATCGACGGCGTACTCGCCGGTGACGGCGACCCGGACACGGTCGTCGAGAAGCGCGGCCTGAAGGTGGTATCCGACGACGGCGCGCTCGGCGCCGCCGTGGACGAGGCCATCGCGGGCAACGCGGGCGTCGTCGAGAAGATCAGGGGCGGCAAGACGGCCGCCGTCGGCGCGCTCGTCGGCGCCGTCATGAAGGCGACCCGCGGGCAGGCCGACGCGGGCCGTGCGCGCGAACTGATTCTGGAGAAGCTGGGCGTCGAGGCCTGA
- the gatA gene encoding Asp-tRNA(Asn)/Glu-tRNA(Gln) amidotransferase subunit GatA has product MTDNTGTTGTTESTAIIRLTAAETAAKIASGELTAVEVTRAHLARIDAVDEKVHAFLHVDREGALAQAAAVDAKRAAGEELGPLAGVPLALKDIFTTQGVPTTVGSKILEGWIPPYDATVTKRLKAAGVVILGKTNMDEFAMGSSTENSAYGPTGNPWDLTRIPGGSGGGSSAAIASFQAPLAIGTDTGGSIRQPAAVTGTVGVKPTYGGVSRYGMVAFSSSLDQGGPCARTVLDAALLHEVMAGHDPLDSTSVDVPVPPVVEAARNGSVTGMRVGIVKQFRGEGYQAGVLQRFDEAVEVLRALGAEVVEVDCPSFDLALSAYYLIAPSECSSNLARFDAMRYGLRVGDDGSHSAEDVTALSREAGFGDEVKRRIMLGTYALSSGYYDAYYGSAQKVRTLITRDFEAAFGEVDVLISPTTPTTAFPIGERADDPMAMYLADLCTIPANLAGNAAMSLPCGLAPEDGLPVGLQIIAPAMKDDRLYQVGAAVEAAFVEKWGHQLIEEAPSL; this is encoded by the coding sequence ATGACCGACAACACCGGTACCACCGGTACCACCGAAAGCACCGCCATCATCAGGCTGACCGCGGCCGAGACGGCCGCGAAGATCGCCTCGGGCGAGCTGACGGCCGTCGAGGTCACCCGGGCGCACCTCGCGCGCATCGACGCCGTCGACGAGAAGGTCCACGCGTTCCTCCACGTCGACCGCGAGGGCGCGCTCGCGCAGGCCGCCGCCGTCGACGCGAAGCGCGCGGCGGGTGAGGAGCTCGGCCCGCTGGCGGGCGTGCCTCTCGCGCTGAAGGACATCTTCACCACGCAGGGCGTGCCGACCACGGTCGGCTCGAAGATCCTCGAAGGCTGGATCCCGCCGTACGACGCGACCGTCACCAAGCGCCTCAAGGCCGCCGGCGTCGTCATCCTCGGCAAGACCAACATGGACGAGTTCGCCATGGGGTCCTCCACCGAGAACAGCGCGTACGGCCCGACCGGCAACCCGTGGGACCTCACCCGCATCCCGGGCGGCTCCGGTGGCGGCTCGTCCGCCGCGATCGCCTCGTTCCAGGCGCCGCTCGCCATCGGTACCGACACGGGCGGCTCGATCCGCCAGCCCGCGGCCGTGACCGGCACGGTCGGCGTCAAGCCGACGTACGGCGGGGTCTCCCGGTACGGCATGGTCGCCTTCTCCTCCTCCCTCGACCAGGGCGGCCCGTGCGCCCGTACGGTCCTCGACGCGGCCCTGCTGCACGAGGTCATGGCCGGGCACGATCCGCTCGACTCGACGTCCGTCGACGTGCCGGTCCCGCCGGTGGTCGAGGCGGCGCGCAACGGCTCGGTCACGGGGATGCGCGTCGGCATCGTCAAGCAGTTCCGTGGTGAGGGCTACCAGGCGGGTGTGCTGCAGCGCTTCGACGAGGCCGTCGAGGTGCTGCGCGCTCTGGGCGCCGAGGTCGTCGAGGTGGACTGCCCGTCCTTCGACCTCGCCCTGTCGGCGTACTACCTGATCGCGCCGTCCGAGTGCTCCTCCAACCTGGCCCGCTTCGACGCGATGCGCTACGGCCTGCGCGTCGGCGACGACGGCTCGCACTCCGCCGAGGACGTCACCGCGCTCAGCCGCGAGGCGGGTTTCGGCGACGAGGTCAAGCGCCGCATCATGCTGGGCACGTACGCGCTGAGCTCCGGCTACTACGACGCGTACTACGGTTCGGCGCAGAAGGTGCGGACGCTGATCACCCGCGACTTCGAGGCGGCCTTCGGCGAGGTCGACGTCCTGATCTCACCGACCACCCCGACCACCGCGTTCCCGATCGGCGAGCGTGCCGACGACCCCATGGCGATGTACCTGGCGGACCTGTGCACCATCCCCGCCAACCTGGCGGGCAACGCGGCGATGTCGCTCCCGTGCGGTCTCGCCCCCGAGGACGGCCTGCCGGTCGGCCTGCAGATCATCGCCCCCGCCATGAAGGACGATCGGCTGTACCAGGTCGGTGCCGCTGTTGAGGCCGCCTTCGTGGAAAAGTGGGGTCATCAGCTGATCGAGGAGGCACCGTCGCTATGA
- the gatC gene encoding Asp-tRNA(Asn)/Glu-tRNA(Gln) amidotransferase subunit GatC, producing the protein MPGITREEVAHLARLARLELKDEELDHFAGQLDDIIGAVARVSEVADQDVPPTSHPLPLTNVMRQDEVRPSLTPEQALSGAPAQEQQRFKVPQILGED; encoded by the coding sequence ATGCCTGGCATCACGCGCGAGGAGGTCGCCCACCTCGCCCGGCTGGCGCGCCTGGAGCTGAAGGACGAAGAGCTCGATCACTTCGCCGGACAGCTCGACGACATCATCGGCGCGGTCGCCCGCGTCTCGGAGGTCGCCGACCAGGACGTACCGCCGACATCGCATCCGCTGCCGCTGACCAATGTCATGCGGCAGGACGAGGTCCGCCCCTCGCTCACCCCGGAGCAGGCCCTGTCCGGCGCTCCGGCCCAGGAGCAGCAGCGTTTCAAGGTGCCGCAGATCCTCGGGGAGGACTGA
- a CDS encoding PhzF family phenazine biosynthesis protein: MRISFAVVDVFATKPLTGNPLALVPDADGLPDDVMRAIAREFNQSETTFLLRPALPGARYRLRSFTPTGEEVGGAGHNALGAWLWLAESGAVGPGAYTQEIGGRALSVQVDEGPDGTALVSMAQAAPRFGATVTDPAELAAALGLAQAELEGGPAQVVDTGAGHLMVPVRDRAAVDRAQPEARRLTAALRAVGGEGCYVFSVEDAPDGAAAYTRFFNPMMGIREDPATGTAAGPLAALLVDRELSPAGTLHIEQGHALHRPSRLTVTVTGTEVTLTGTGLTVAEGTLRV; this comes from the coding sequence ATGAGGATCTCCTTCGCCGTGGTGGACGTGTTCGCGACGAAACCGCTGACGGGCAACCCGCTGGCGCTCGTCCCCGACGCCGACGGCCTGCCGGACGACGTGATGCGCGCGATCGCCCGGGAGTTCAACCAGTCCGAGACGACCTTCCTGCTCCGGCCCGCGCTGCCCGGGGCCCGGTACCGGCTGCGCTCGTTCACCCCCACGGGCGAGGAGGTGGGCGGCGCGGGCCACAACGCGCTGGGCGCCTGGCTGTGGCTGGCGGAGAGCGGGGCGGTCGGCCCGGGGGCGTACACGCAGGAGATCGGCGGCCGGGCCCTTTCCGTACAGGTGGACGAGGGGCCCGACGGGACGGCGCTGGTGTCCATGGCGCAGGCCGCGCCCCGCTTCGGCGCCACGGTCACCGACCCGGCCGAGCTCGCGGCGGCCCTCGGCCTCGCTCAGGCGGAGCTGGAGGGCGGCCCCGCGCAGGTCGTCGACACGGGCGCGGGCCATCTGATGGTGCCGGTGCGCGACCGTGCCGCCGTCGACCGCGCGCAGCCGGAGGCGCGGCGGCTGACGGCGGCGCTGCGCGCCGTCGGCGGCGAGGGCTGCTACGTCTTCAGCGTGGAGGACGCACCGGACGGCGCGGCGGCCTACACCCGCTTCTTCAACCCGATGATGGGCATCAGGGAGGACCCGGCGACCGGCACGGCGGCCGGACCGCTGGCGGCCCTCCTCGTCGACCGTGAACTCTCGCCCGCGGGCACACTCCACATCGAACAGGGCCACGCCCTGCACCGGCCGAGCCGCCTGACGGTGACGGTGACCGGGACGGAGGTCACCCTGACGGGGACGGGCCTGACGGTCGCGGAGGGCACGCTGCGAGTGTAG
- a CDS encoding putative bifunctional diguanylate cyclase/phosphodiesterase, producing the protein MKPTESAALVSSPRGIAGFAGVVNLVARLPGLVVAAAAVVLLSGVLAAVRDGQALFPGGTAGWSLAALTGVIVGHLVALGRDRWFGGTGSGAALTLAALLLFGWVAAGLVSVAVVMVVGVARRHRWRNSVLHGASDILGIGAAALVLAAFGVVPTVGRPWQPLQWGLASVPSIVLAAAVYLAIARVLLWAVFAPRGSGLPALDRTALTRQGLVAVALLGIAPLICVVAESRPVLLPLFCIPLIALDSTLWIARARAEEQLKDPLTGLPNRQWLLERTWTALEQAGAANARSALLLIDLDRFRSVNDTLGHLAGDRLLLQIADRLRVALPRGAEAARLGGDEFAVLLPTCDSTTSAQRVARHLVAELSSPLNLDGLTLVLEASAGVAVFPEHALDAEGLLRRADVAMYQAKRDRTGVEVYESKRDSNTPDRLGLLGDLRRALDAGEVELHYQPKVRFDGRVAGLEALVRWRHPERGQVPPDEFIAIAESSGLMPHLTEYVLETALAQVARWRAQGLMVPVAVNVSPRDVHTPGFAGAVAARLARHGVPPGALQLEITEHVLLEDPQRAADTLAGLTAHGVKMSLDDFGTGYSSLVHLRRLPVSELKIDRSFVAKLAVDAEDAEIVRCTVDLAHSLGLVVVAEGVEDDETWERLRDLGCDAVQGWLVAAAMPPHETTAWLRARGERGWQRPAELAAPTRGGEPGHAVQ; encoded by the coding sequence ATGAAACCGACCGAGAGCGCCGCCCTGGTTTCATCCCCGCGCGGAATCGCGGGGTTCGCGGGCGTGGTCAACCTGGTTGCCAGGCTGCCCGGACTCGTGGTGGCCGCGGCCGCGGTCGTGCTGCTGTCCGGTGTGCTCGCCGCCGTACGGGACGGCCAGGCCCTCTTCCCCGGCGGCACGGCGGGCTGGTCGCTCGCCGCGCTCACGGGCGTGATCGTCGGGCATCTCGTCGCGCTGGGCAGGGACCGCTGGTTCGGCGGCACGGGCTCCGGCGCCGCGCTCACCCTCGCCGCCCTGCTGCTGTTCGGATGGGTGGCGGCCGGTCTCGTCAGCGTGGCCGTCGTCATGGTCGTCGGCGTCGCCCGCAGGCACCGCTGGCGCAACAGCGTCCTGCACGGCGCGTCCGACATCCTCGGCATCGGTGCCGCCGCGCTCGTGCTCGCCGCCTTCGGCGTCGTGCCGACCGTGGGCCGGCCCTGGCAGCCGCTCCAGTGGGGACTCGCGAGCGTCCCGTCGATCGTCCTCGCGGCGGCCGTCTACCTCGCGATCGCGCGGGTGCTGCTGTGGGCGGTGTTCGCGCCGCGCGGCAGCGGACTGCCCGCCCTGGACCGTACGGCGCTGACACGGCAGGGCCTCGTCGCGGTCGCGCTGCTCGGCATCGCGCCGCTGATCTGCGTGGTCGCCGAGTCCCGGCCGGTGCTGCTCCCGCTGTTCTGCATCCCGCTGATCGCCCTGGACTCCACCCTGTGGATCGCGCGGGCGCGCGCCGAGGAGCAGTTGAAGGACCCACTGACCGGGCTGCCGAACCGTCAGTGGCTCCTTGAGCGCACCTGGACAGCGCTGGAGCAGGCGGGGGCAGCGAACGCGCGCTCGGCGCTGCTCCTCATCGACCTCGACAGGTTCCGGTCCGTCAACGACACCCTCGGGCACCTCGCGGGGGACCGCCTGCTCCTCCAGATCGCCGACCGGCTCCGGGTGGCGCTGCCGCGCGGCGCCGAGGCGGCGCGGCTCGGCGGCGACGAGTTCGCGGTGCTGCTGCCGACGTGCGACTCCACGACGAGCGCGCAGCGGGTCGCACGGCACCTGGTCGCGGAACTGTCCTCACCGCTCAACCTGGACGGCCTGACGCTCGTGCTGGAGGCCAGTGCCGGCGTCGCCGTCTTCCCGGAGCACGCCCTCGACGCCGAAGGGCTGCTGCGGCGCGCCGATGTGGCGATGTACCAGGCGAAGCGGGACCGTACGGGCGTCGAGGTCTACGAGTCCAAGCGCGACTCGAACACGCCGGACCGCCTCGGCCTGCTGGGCGACCTGAGACGCGCGCTCGACGCGGGCGAGGTCGAACTGCACTACCAGCCGAAGGTCCGCTTCGACGGCCGGGTCGCGGGCCTGGAGGCGCTGGTGCGCTGGCGGCACCCGGAGCGTGGACAGGTCCCGCCGGACGAGTTCATCGCCATCGCCGAGTCGTCAGGGCTGATGCCGCACCTGACGGAGTACGTGCTGGAGACGGCCCTCGCTCAGGTCGCACGCTGGCGGGCCCAGGGCCTGATGGTGCCGGTGGCGGTCAACGTCTCGCCGCGCGACGTGCACACGCCCGGCTTCGCGGGCGCCGTCGCCGCGCGCCTGGCCCGGCACGGTGTCCCGCCGGGCGCGCTCCAGTTGGAGATCACGGAGCACGTGCTCCTTGAGGACCCGCAGCGGGCCGCCGACACGCTGGCCGGGCTGACCGCGCACGGCGTGAAGATGTCCCTCGACGACTTCGGCACGGGCTACTCCTCGCTCGTGCACCTGCGCCGGCTGCCGGTGAGCGAGCTGAAGATCGACCGCTCGTTCGTCGCGAAGCTGGCGGTCGACGCCGAGGACGCCGAGATCGTCCGCTGCACGGTCGACCTGGCGCACTCGCTGGGTCTGGTGGTCGTGGCGGAGGGTGTCGAGGACGACGAGACCTGGGAGCGTCTGCGCGACCTCGGCTGCGACGCGGTCCAGGGCTGGCTGGTGGCGGCCGCGATGCCGCCGCACGAGACGACCGCGTGGCTGCGGGCCCGCGGTGAGCGGGGCTGGCAGCGCCCGGCGGAGCTGGCCGCTCCGACGCGCGGGGGCGAGCCGGGTCACGCGGTGCAGTAA